The Pirellulaceae bacterium region CCCGGCAGGCGTACTCCCATTCGGCTTCGGTTGGCAAGCGGTAATTTCGCCCTTCTTTCTTCTCCTCGGGCAACTGCCCTAAGCGTCTGCAGAACTCGACGGCTTGCATCCACGAGACATTCGTCACTGGCAACTGGCTGTCGAGTTTCGGATTCTTGATCTGGCGTTCCTCCTTCTTTACCAGCCGATTTGTCTCCGGATCGCGAACTTCTACCACTTCAGTCCGGAAGGCTTCTTCCATGACAGTGGCCCACTGATGTTCGGTCACCTCGGTTGTGCCCATGTGGAACGCCTGAGTCAAATCCACCTTGTGGAGGACTTCGTCTTCCTGCGAGCCACGCTCTGAGGCTGGTGATCCCATCGTGAATCGGCCGGCAGGAATCAGTACCAGCTCCATCCCGATGCTGTTGGTGATCTTCTGGGGCTGACTGGATACCGCATCTTGGGCGCGGAGATTCGCATTGCCAGAAGCCGTCATCAGGGCTAAACCGATTATGCCGCAAAACTCGATTCTCTTTTTCACCGTGCAAACTCCTAGGAAACGGTGTGTTACGCAAGTCAGTTGATAGGCAGTTCAAATGCGGACTGGTATTACAGGCGTCTTGCTGTTGGAACATACCATTCTTAGCGACTTGCTTCACACACCCTACACCAACTGCGTCAACTTGATTTGGCTGAATTGTTACTGATACCAATACTATTCTGGACTGGCTGCAGCAGGTTGCTCGATGCACTACTGTTGCTCCATCACTACACGGAATCCAACAAACGGGAAGCTGGATTGTGGTGGATAGCTCATTCGGGCTGCCGATCGTAGATACTTGGCGTCTTCGCGGAATGACCCACCCCGCATGACTCGTTCGCTGCCACTGGTCGGCCCCGTTGGATCAGTCGCTGGGCTGGGCGATATCTTGGCTTCGTACCAGTCGGCACACCACTCGTAGACGTTGCCGTGCATGTCGTAGATTCCCCAGGCATTGGGCTGCTTCTGCTTCACTGGCAGCGACTGCGATCCGGCAGCATTTGCCTTGAACCATGCATACTGCACTAATTGTTGAGCATCGTCTCCAAAGTGAAAGCGGGACTCTTGGCCAGCTCGACAGGCGTATTCCCATTCGGCTTCGGTCGGCAGTCGATAGACTCGGCCAGCGGCTTTTTCTGCTGGCAAGGCCGACAGGGCTTCGCAAAAACGGACTGCATCGTTCCAGCTTACACTGTCCACAGGATGCTGAGGCTGCCTAACAATACTGGGGTTGTTTTGCATGACCGCTTGATACTGAGCCTGAGTGACTTCGGTGGTACTGATATGGAACGCACGGGAAATTGTCACTACGTGACGCACTTCGTCCGAAAATCGCCCCTCCTGATCGTTGGCTGATCCCATCCAGAAAGTGCCCGGAGAAATCGGCACCAATTGCATATCAACCTGATTGCGTACGGTCGAGATTTCAGTAGTAGGCTCTTTCAATGTGGGTGACTGAGCAGAAGAACGCATTTCAGGCGCAGGCCTCTTGACTGCCGCGACCCGATTGACCATCCCTAAGTCAATAACGCCTCCGCTGAAGAGGCTGTTGACAGTTTGTTTTACGCCTTTAGGCTGGACCAGAGACTGTACGCCCCGGTATACCGAGACGGACAACTCGTTGGCGGTGGGATTTTCAGAACTCTTAAAGGCCTTGAGAAACGCAGCCGTGAAGGCACCGTGACCAAAGTCATCTAGCTCGTATGCCTGCTCTCCCTCGCTGCACGCAAACATGGCAGCCGAATTACGAGGCAGGTCTTCCAGTTTTAAGTCGCTACCAAAGGCTCGACCAACCACGCCTCCTCGAGCGCGATTCGGGTCTTCGCGGCAACAATCGGCCAGCAGCAGTTTGTGCTTGGCATCGGACAATGCCATGGCAGCCAGCATCTCCCGCATCGGCACCATGGTTTCGGGTGAAGGTTCCAGAAGCGGTTTATTACCGTCATATAGCTTCTGACCATCAGCATTAACCACTTGCCTGACGTTGGTATCGAATGGGCAAAAATAGGCGTCGGGGCCATACTGGACTCCGTGGCCAAAGAATCCCAGGATCAAATGGCCGCCCACTCCCTCTTTCTTGGCGATCTCACGTAACGCTTTCAAGACCTCTGGGCCCGTCGCATCACGGCCTAGCAGCAAGGTAACTTCATAACCGGTCCCATCAGCTCGCTCCAGCGCTTGCTTGATGGCTAGCGCATCCGCCTCGGGATATTTCAGCGTCCGTAATTTGTCTGGGCGTTGATACTCGCCGACGGCCACTAGCAGCGCGTGTTTTTGCTGGGCGGTGGCGATTGTCGGCATTAGAGCTAGTCCCAGCAGCAGAGCCCGCATTGCCCACAAGAACCGCATTATGGTCCATGAACCGTAGTGCGGATAGCAAGCAGGTCTTACCGGACAGTGGTATAAAAAGAATCTCGGGGGCTGCATGGGTTACTCCTTGGATTCGGCTGCAAGAATCCTGGCAAGTGACATGGTTCACTAGCAGATTATAGTGCAAGCTGAAAAAGGTGAGATTGGCATTAATAAGATGCCCAGGCATTGCAAATCCATTGGTGACTTTGGGTAGCTGGTGCGGGGCGTTCCGAGCCGGGATACCAGGATTCGGCGTTTCGCGCGTCTTCTAACCTGTCTTTACTGCGGACTACGGGAGTATCGCACTGTCACCACCGACAGCGGCTCACTGCCGACTACAGTTTCGATCAACGCATAGTCCTGCTTGCGTGGTTGCCCCTTGCCGGTTTCGCCGAAGTTGCGACCGCGTGGTTGCTCTGTGGGTTTGTACGCGTCAAAGAAGCGGACGGTGATTACGCCGGTCTTGCCACGCACGTTTAGCGACGATGCGGCCCCACGTCCTAGTTCATTGACCACGAATTCAAATACATTATCGTTTCCTGGCCTCAGCGTGTGCAGCCAGCCAGGAATTATGTGAATGCCAGGTCCTGAGTTGGTGGCTCGAGGAATGAAATAGCCCTGGTGAACAATCTTCTGGCCAGAGGAATCCAAGTCTATGCTGAAAGTATTGATCGCATCCAGACCGTCAATATCGACCTTGGCAACTGCGTCAGCCAGTGAGTCATAATTGTAAAGCACAATCTCATAAGTGTCGTTGATATCGATCGGAGCAAACGCTCGACCATTTTCATTGACCGGCACGACGGGACTGGTGTCTCCTTTGCCGCCCGAGCGTTTACGAATCTCTACGCTGTAATTGGGGGTATCGGAGGAGACCTGCGTTTTGCCGATGATTTTGAAGGCTGGTTGCTCAAAGGCTTTCTCTGTTGAGGTCAGCCTTACCTGATAATCGACAGAGTCGGCGGGAGCCTGTGTATTACCCAATACTCGACTGATATCACTGGTATTGTTAACTTCCCTAAGCAGCGTCTTCTTGGTACGACCCCGCTCAAGTACCTTGGCGATAATTTGAATCACACGGTTGTTACGGTTGGATTCTGTTTCGCTGACTTGGTAGGAATACTCGACCTTCAGCAACAATGCAGCTCCACTATCCACAACATCCTCCAACAACTTCGTCAGTTGCTGCTCGATGAACTGGTCGTAGTTGGCATCTGGCATTCCGCTGCTGGATACCCGATCCAAACGCAGTTTTTGCCCCTTTAGCAGGCGGTCGCCGTTCAGAAAATCCTTCACATCCGCTGCCAAACCGGCCATCTGGCCTTCTAGCGATTGATTGGTGGCGGCGTTTATCAAGCCTCCCGGCAGGGTCAGCATAGTAAAAACGCAGTATTGGCAGGTCAGTAGTACTCGGCGCATGACAAGTGCTCTTTCGTTTACGAGTGGTTAATTTACTTGGTTGAACCAATGTGTAGTCGAGACTCTGGATGCGTTCAACCGCCTGGCGAATAGCCCAGTACATCGGCGGCTTGCTGCATTAGCGAGCGGCCTTCGATGTGCTGCCAGGCTTCACGCTTGATCGATCCGTTTTCATTGCGTAACTGTCCTAGGCCAATTTGGCGCGCCCGGGCGTCGGTCTTGATTAGCACTCGCAGTGAATCGACATTCGGGTGATACAATTCGCTGGCAATGGTTTGTAGGCTTATCGGTTGAAACAGGTACCAACGAGCCACCTCGCCTACCGGTTCCGGCGGAAAGCCATCGCCGTTCGATTGGTAGTCCTCGTCGATCATGTATTTCTTCAGCAGTGGAACGATGGTGCTGCTGAACGTCTTGGAATCTTCTTCGACCAGCCGCTGCATGACGGCGGCTTCCGGATAGAGGTCACGCACTCGGTCGGCCAACTGCCCAAACGCCCCGGCACCCAGACGCACCTCGTCGTCCGGCGGCTCGATCATGCCCTTGCGATGACAGACGATGCAGGACAGTCCGTTGACGATCAGTTGATTGCCCGAGGTCTTGAGCGCGTCACCGACGATTTCGATCGGCCCGGCATCCAGCCGCTCG contains the following coding sequences:
- a CDS encoding SUMF1/EgtB/PvdO family nonheme iron enzyme, whose translation is MQPPRFFLYHCPVRPACYPHYGSWTIMRFLWAMRALLLGLALMPTIATAQQKHALLVAVGEYQRPDKLRTLKYPEADALAIKQALERADGTGYEVTLLLGRDATGPEVLKALREIAKKEGVGGHLILGFFGHGVQYGPDAYFCPFDTNVRQVVNADGQKLYDGNKPLLEPSPETMVPMREMLAAMALSDAKHKLLLADCCREDPNRARGGVVGRAFGSDLKLEDLPRNSAAMFACSEGEQAYELDDFGHGAFTAAFLKAFKSSENPTANELSVSVYRGVQSLVQPKGVKQTVNSLFSGGVIDLGMVNRVAAVKRPAPEMRSSAQSPTLKEPTTEISTVRNQVDMQLVPISPGTFWMGSANDQEGRFSDEVRHVVTISRAFHISTTEVTQAQYQAVMQNNPSIVRQPQHPVDSVSWNDAVRFCEALSALPAEKAAGRVYRLPTEAEWEYACRAGQESRFHFGDDAQQLVQYAWFKANAAGSQSLPVKQKQPNAWGIYDMHGNVYEWCADWYEAKISPSPATDPTGPTSGSERVMRGGSFREDAKYLRSAARMSYPPQSSFPFVGFRVVMEQQ